A single Pan troglodytes isolate AG18354 chromosome 19, NHGRI_mPanTro3-v2.0_pri, whole genome shotgun sequence DNA region contains:
- the HEXIM1 gene encoding protein HEXIM1 encodes MAEPFLSEYQHQPQTSNCTGAAAVQEELNPERPPGAEERVPEEDSRWQSRAFPQLGGRPGPEGEGSLESQPPPLQTQACPESSCLREGEKGQNGDDSSAGGDFPPPAEVEPTPEAELLAQPCHDSEASKLGAPAAGGEEEWGQQQRQLGKKKHRRRPSKKKRHWKPYYKLTWEEKKKFDEKQSLRASRIRAEMFAKGQPVAPYNTTQFLMDDHDQEEPDLKTGLYSKRAAAKSDDTSDDDFMEEGGEEDGGSDGMGGDGSEFLQRDFSETYERYHTESLQNMSKQELIKEYLELEKCLSRMEDENNRLRLESKRLGGDDARVRELELELDRLRAENLQLLTENELHRQQERAPLSKFGD; translated from the coding sequence ATGGCCGAGCCATTCTTGTCAGAATATCAACACCAGCCTCAAACTAGCAACTGTACAGGTGCTGCTGCTGTCCAGGAAGAGCTGAACCCTGAGCGCCCCCCAGGCGCGGAGGAGCGGGTGCCCGAGGAGGACAGTAGGTGGCAATCGAGAGCGTTCCCCCAGTTGGGTGGCCGTCCGGGGCCGGAGGGGGAAGGGAGCCTGGAATCCCAACCACCTCCCTTGCAGACCCAGGCCTGTCCAGAATCTAGCTGCCTGAGAGAGGGCGAGAAGGGCCAGAATGGGGACGACTCGTCCGCTGGCGGCGACTTCCCGCCGCCGGCAGAAGTGGAACCGACGCCCGAGGCCGAGCTGCTCGCCCAGCCTTGTCATGACTCCGAGGCCAGTAAGTTGGGGGCTCCTGCCGCAGGGGGCGAAGAGGAGTGGGGACAGCAGCAGAGACAGCTGGGGAAGAAAAAACATAGGAGACGCCCGTCCAAGAAGAAGCGGCATTGGAAACCGTACTACAAGCTGAcctgggaagagaagaaaaagttcGACGAGAAACAGAGCCTTCGAGCTTCAAGGATCCGAGCCGAGATGTTCGCCAAGGGCCAGCCGGTCGCGCCCTATAACACCACGCAGTTCCTCATGGATGATCACGACCAGGAGGAGCCGGATCTCAAAACCGGCCTGTACTCCAAGCGGGCCGCCGCCAAATCCGACGACACCAGCGATGACGACTTCATGGAAGAAGGGGGTGAGGAGGATGGGGGCAGCGATGGGATGGGAGGGGACGGCAGCGAGTTTCTGCAGCGGGACTTCTCGGAGACGTACGAGCGGTACCACACGGAGAGCCTGCAGAACATGAGCAAGCAGGAGCTCATCAAGGAGTACCTGGAACTGGAGAAGTGCCTCTCGCGCATGGAGGACGAGAACAACCGGCTGCGGCTGGAGAGCAAGCGGCTGGGTGGCGACGACGCGCGTGTgcgggagctggagctggagctggaccGGCTGCGCGCCGAGAACCTCCAGCTGCTGACCGAGAACGAACTGCACCGGCAGCAGGAGCGAGCGCCGCTTTCCAAGTTTGGAGACTAG
- the HEXIM2 gene encoding protein HEXIM2 isoform X3, with protein MALWCKRGVTSSRRLLKDLERKMMATPNQTACNAESPVALEEAKTSGAPGSPQTPPERHDSGGSLPLTPRMESHSEDEDLAGAVGGLGWNSRSPRTQSPGGCSAEAVLARKKHRRRPSKRKRHWRPYLELSWAEKQQRDERQSQRASRVREEMFAKGQPVAPYNTTQFLMNDRDPEEPNLDVPHGISHPGSSGESEAGDSDGRGRAHGEFQRKDFSETYERFHTESLQGRSKQELVRDYLELEKRLSQAEEETRRLQQLQACTGQQSCRQVEELAAEVQRLRTENQRLRQENQMWNREGCRCDEEPGT; from the exons ATGGCGCTTTGGTGTAAGCGAG GTGTCACTAGTTCCAGGCGTCTGCTGAAAGATTTGGAACGGAAGATGATGGCCACTCCGAACCAGACCGCCTGTAATGCAGAGTCACCAGTGGCCCTGGAGGAGGCCAAG ACCTCTGGTGCCCCGGGGAGCCCCCAAACACCCCCTGAGCGTCATGACTCTGGTGGTTCCCTGCCCCTGACACCGCGGATGGAGAGCCACTCAGAGGATGAAGATCTTGCTGGGGCTGTCGGTGGCCTGGGCTGGAACAGTAGGAGTCCCCGGACCCAGAGCCCAGGGGGCTGCTCAGCGGAGGCTGTGCTGGCCCGGAAGAAACACCGTCGGCGGCCATCGAAGCGCAAAAGGCACTGGCGACCCTACCTGGAGCTGAGCTGGGCTGAGAAACAACAGCGGGATGAGAGGCAGAGCCAGAGGGCCTCCCGGGTCCGCGAAGAGATGTTCGCCAAAGGCCAGCCCGTGGCCCCCTACAACACCACCCAGTTCCTGATGAATGACAGAGACCCGGAGGAGCCCAACTTGGATGTGCCCCATGGGATCTCCCACCCAGGTTCCAGTGGGGAGAGTGAGGCCGGGGACAGTGATGGGCGGGGCCGAGCGCACGGTGAGTTCCAGCGGAAGGACTTCTCTGAGACTTACGAACGCTTCCACACCGAGAGCCTGCAGGGCCGCAGCAAGCAGGAGCTGGTGCGAGACTACCTGGAGCTGGAGAAGCGGCTGTCGCAGGCGGAGGAGGAGACTAGGAGGCTGCAGCAGCTGCAGGCGTGCACCGGCCAGCAGTCCTGCCGCCAGGTGGAGGAGCTGGCTGCCGAGGTCCAGAGGCTCCGGACCGAAAACCAGCGGCTTCGTCAGGAGAACCAGATGTGGAACCGAGAGGGCTGCCGCTGTGATGAGGAGCCGGGTACCTAG
- the HEXIM2 gene encoding protein HEXIM2 isoform X1 yields the protein MMATPNQTACNAESPVALEEAKTSGAPGSPQTPPERHDSGGSLPLTPRMESHSEDEDLAGAVGGLGWNSRSPRTQSPGGCSAEAVLARKKHRRRPSKRKRHWRPYLELSWAEKQQRDERQSQRASRVREEMFAKGQPVAPYNTTQFLMNDRDPEEPNLDVPHGISHPGSSGESEAGDSDGRGRAHGEFQRKDFSETYERFHTESLQGRSKQELVRDYLELEKRLSQAEEETRRLQQLQACTGQQSCRQVEELAAEVQRLRTENQRLRQENQMWNREGCRCDEEPGT from the exons ATGATGGCCACTCCGAACCAGACCGCCTGTAATGCAGAGTCACCAGTGGCCCTGGAGGAGGCCAAG ACCTCTGGTGCCCCGGGGAGCCCCCAAACACCCCCTGAGCGTCATGACTCTGGTGGTTCCCTGCCCCTGACACCGCGGATGGAGAGCCACTCAGAGGATGAAGATCTTGCTGGGGCTGTCGGTGGCCTGGGCTGGAACAGTAGGAGTCCCCGGACCCAGAGCCCAGGGGGCTGCTCAGCGGAGGCTGTGCTGGCCCGGAAGAAACACCGTCGGCGGCCATCGAAGCGCAAAAGGCACTGGCGACCCTACCTGGAGCTGAGCTGGGCTGAGAAACAACAGCGGGATGAGAGGCAGAGCCAGAGGGCCTCCCGGGTCCGCGAAGAGATGTTCGCCAAAGGCCAGCCCGTGGCCCCCTACAACACCACCCAGTTCCTGATGAATGACAGAGACCCGGAGGAGCCCAACTTGGATGTGCCCCATGGGATCTCCCACCCAGGTTCCAGTGGGGAGAGTGAGGCCGGGGACAGTGATGGGCGGGGCCGAGCGCACGGTGAGTTCCAGCGGAAGGACTTCTCTGAGACTTACGAACGCTTCCACACCGAGAGCCTGCAGGGCCGCAGCAAGCAGGAGCTGGTGCGAGACTACCTGGAGCTGGAGAAGCGGCTGTCGCAGGCGGAGGAGGAGACTAGGAGGCTGCAGCAGCTGCAGGCGTGCACCGGCCAGCAGTCCTGCCGCCAGGTGGAGGAGCTGGCTGCCGAGGTCCAGAGGCTCCGGACCGAAAACCAGCGGCTTCGTCAGGAGAACCAGATGTGGAACCGAGAGGGCTGCCGCTGTGATGAGGAGCCGGGTACCTAG
- the HEXIM2 gene encoding protein HEXIM2 isoform X2 produces the protein MALWCKRAGVTSSRRLLKDLERKMMATPNQTACNAESPVALEEAKTSGAPGSPQTPPERHDSGGSLPLTPRMESHSEDEDLAGAVGGLGWNSRSPRTQSPGGCSAEAVLARKKHRRRPSKRKRHWRPYLELSWAEKQQRDERQSQRASRVREEMFAKGQPVAPYNTTQFLMNDRDPEEPNLDVPHGISHPGSSGESEAGDSDGRGRAHGEFQRKDFSETYERFHTESLQGRSKQELVRDYLELEKRLSQAEEETRRLQQLQACTGQQSCRQVEELAAEVQRLRTENQRLRQENQMWNREGCRCDEEPGT, from the exons ATGGCGCTTTGGTGTAAGCGAG CAGGTGTCACTAGTTCCAGGCGTCTGCTGAAAGATTTGGAACGGAAGATGATGGCCACTCCGAACCAGACCGCCTGTAATGCAGAGTCACCAGTGGCCCTGGAGGAGGCCAAG ACCTCTGGTGCCCCGGGGAGCCCCCAAACACCCCCTGAGCGTCATGACTCTGGTGGTTCCCTGCCCCTGACACCGCGGATGGAGAGCCACTCAGAGGATGAAGATCTTGCTGGGGCTGTCGGTGGCCTGGGCTGGAACAGTAGGAGTCCCCGGACCCAGAGCCCAGGGGGCTGCTCAGCGGAGGCTGTGCTGGCCCGGAAGAAACACCGTCGGCGGCCATCGAAGCGCAAAAGGCACTGGCGACCCTACCTGGAGCTGAGCTGGGCTGAGAAACAACAGCGGGATGAGAGGCAGAGCCAGAGGGCCTCCCGGGTCCGCGAAGAGATGTTCGCCAAAGGCCAGCCCGTGGCCCCCTACAACACCACCCAGTTCCTGATGAATGACAGAGACCCGGAGGAGCCCAACTTGGATGTGCCCCATGGGATCTCCCACCCAGGTTCCAGTGGGGAGAGTGAGGCCGGGGACAGTGATGGGCGGGGCCGAGCGCACGGTGAGTTCCAGCGGAAGGACTTCTCTGAGACTTACGAACGCTTCCACACCGAGAGCCTGCAGGGCCGCAGCAAGCAGGAGCTGGTGCGAGACTACCTGGAGCTGGAGAAGCGGCTGTCGCAGGCGGAGGAGGAGACTAGGAGGCTGCAGCAGCTGCAGGCGTGCACCGGCCAGCAGTCCTGCCGCCAGGTGGAGGAGCTGGCTGCCGAGGTCCAGAGGCTCCGGACCGAAAACCAGCGGCTTCGTCAGGAGAACCAGATGTGGAACCGAGAGGGCTGCCGCTGTGATGAGGAGCCGGGTACCTAG